One window from the genome of Ananas comosus cultivar F153 linkage group 13, ASM154086v1, whole genome shotgun sequence encodes:
- the LOC109719379 gene encoding transcription factor PIF3-like has product MPLSEFLLKTTKSKPGTAQSKMPIPNSSSSDPFSISDHEFAELLWENGQIVLHGHASRSSKKSWAAASAADHPEKAPAKDNVDSVDAKNEQLGADLSVHQEDDMVPWINFRIDDESLDADPVHNDFYSEFLEDIGVLGQEAKSPPNAPQEIPSKGAPAASERGRGNKPNQLIQLSQNCQSAVTNNNSRVSELGNGGGKAQMGYCMELVKNTRLAPRPNTGVNFVNFPLFSRPHAVKINDRARVEEKAAAAPVNRNLVESSSGVKSVAGIKALPRKLELEKPDAPGRQHVKVPSERIEANRERGEDHETEKDDKNAAAIKDCSFAKPETEKDPVAVVASSSVCSVNSAGIESYEPKNNREKRKVSEREESSGEQSDDLEDESVGTKKPANGRGTGAKRSRAAEVHNLSERRRRDRINEKMRALQELIPNCNKTDKASMLEEAIEYLKTLQLQLQMMSMRNGMYMPTPMMLPPGMQHINGPAMAHFSPMGVGMGMGMGMGMGMGYGMHVNGSPGCSLIPVQPMHGQQFPCPAIAGQAALHRMMLGPANPPVFGAIAPHQLSSPPCHVVKGNTAPDVTMPAAAPAPPTSDPAAAPVSRDQKEEGKNL; this is encoded by the exons ATGCCCCTCTCTGAATTCCTGCTCAAGACCACGAAATCGAAGCCCGGAACCGCGCAATCCAAGATGCCCATCCCCAATTCCTCCTCATCTGATCCCTTTTCTAT ATCTGATCACGAATTCGCGGAGCTTCTGTGGGAGAATGGCCAGATTGTGTTGCATGGTCATGCCAGTAGATCCAGCAAGAAGAGCTGGGCGGCGGCATCCGCCGCCGACCACCCGGAGAAAGCTCCGGCGAAGGACAATGTGGATTCCGTCGACGCGAAGAACGAGCAATTGGGCGCCGACCTTTCGGTTCATCAAGAGGATGACATGGTCCCGTGGATCAATTTCCGGATCGACGATGAGTCTCTCGATGCCGATCCCGTGCACAACGATTTCTACTCGGAGTTCCTGGAAGACATCGGCGTCCTAGGGCAGGAAGCTAAGAGCCCGCCGAACGCACCGCAGGAGATTCCTTCGAAAGGAGCTCCGGCGGCTTCCGAGCGTGGCAGGGGTAATAAGCCCAACCAGTTGATTCAGCTCTCTCAAAATTGTCAAAGCGCGGTTACGAACAATAACTCGAGAGTTTCGGAACTCGGTAATGGCGGTGGTAAAGCCCAGATGGGCTATTGCATGGAATTAGTGAAAAACACAAGGTTGGCGCCGAGACCGAACACGGGCGTGAACTTTGTCAACTTCCCCCTCTTCTCGAGGCCCCACGCTGTTAAGATCAACGATCGAGCGAGAGTAGAGGAGAAGGCAGCTGCTGCTCCAGTGAATAGAAATCTCGTCGAGTCTAGTAGTGGAGTTAAGAGTGTCGCCGGAATTAAAGCCCTGCCGCGTAAGTTGGAGCTGGAAAAACCCGATGCGCCCGGACGTCAACATGTTAAAGTCCCTAGCGAGCGAATTGAGGCTAATCGCGAAAGAGGTGAAGATCATGAGACCGAAAAGGACGATAAGAATGCTGCTGCTATTAAAGATTGTAGCTTCGCAAAGCCAGAGACGGAGAAGGATCCAGTAGCAGTGGTTGCTTCCTCTTCCGTGTGTTCCGTTAATTCCGCAGGAATTGAATCGTATGAACCcaaaaataatagagagaagAGGAAAGTTAGCGAACGCGAAGAATCCAGCGGCGAGCAGAGCGAT GATCTTGAAGATGAATCGGTGGGAACAAAGAAGCCCGCGAATGGGCGAGGCACGGGTGCAAAAAGAAGTCGAGCCGCAGAAGTACATAATTTGTCTGAAAGA CGAAGGAGGGACCGGATAAATGAGAAAATGCGGGCGCTACAAGAACTGATACCTAACTGTAATAag ACGGATAAAGCTTCAATGCTCGAAGAGGCCATCGAGTATCTTAAGACACTTCAACTACAACTTCAG ATGATGTCCATGAGGAATGGGATGTACATGCCAACTCCTATGATGTTGCCGCCAGGGATGCAACACATAAACGGACCGGCGATGGCCCATTTCTCCCCGATGGGTGTAGGGATGGGCATGGGCATGGGCATGGGCATGGGGATGGGGTACGGCATGCACGTGAATGGATCACCAGGTTGTTCTTTAATTCCGGTGCAGCCCATGCATGGGCAGCAGTTCCCGTGTCCTGCAATCGCAGGCCAGGCTGCCTTGCACCGGATGATGCTCGGACCAGCTAATCCTCCAGTCTTTGGGGCAATTGCGCCACACCAACTTAGTTCGCCACCATGTCATGTTGTCAAGGGAAATACAGCGCCTGATGTTACCATGCCAGCGGCTGCTCCAGCCCCGCCAACCTCAGATCCGGCGGCGGCTCCAGTTTCTAGAGATCAGAAGGAAGAAGgcaaaaacttataa
- the LOC109719365 gene encoding enolase-phosphatase E1: MDSTKALPTDQATDKAVEEKEVVDSITEGGKEESVAEPKNEGITGTEPKIQADVDDAKEPQNEAVESQEKSEQPSLQESKPDSAKEEKSEEESVKDSASEEIAVAGDSSVEEAKDPKEAVDVSAPLESEHKATDEESKEAKEPQTGAEESEEKIEESPVQEPKPDFVEKEVIEPLKSEDESNKVEEMLVDEPIKEDVEGDKGEEELVKEVAVQAQSSDPSVGAVVSEANAESVVTETAKEPENPETKIEEEKNESDVQDKEPIPSEAEKVDSAEVIVDKNVDESVGDKVEESKDEDLENKEEVSEKLEAPPVVADEAAEIVEKKDESLKDETPNLDVTSKESDNSAVAEVETKEEKLPESAEFVEEKASELVDAKKDENADSVETAKEPIGSSEEAEKDKEVKEEKQVAEQNVETNIVESSKDGELAKKDGEAAEETVKETADSSGEAEKNKEVEGDKGETVVANLVEPSKDGDSATKDGEMVENTAEKENEGTENEKSEKPAERNLAETFKADDAAKKEEEAPKQNVTVKTTPRHSNNIISKVKHSIVKVKKAIIGKSPSSKAMSAGDKDDTSSK, encoded by the exons ATGGATTCTACTAAGGCTTTACCAACAGATCAAGCAACTGATAAG GCTGTCGAGGAGAAGGAAGTGGTCGACAGTATTACGGAGGGCGGCAAAGAAGAGAGTGTCGCTGAACCCAAAAATGAGGGAATTACTGGTACGGAACCAAAGATCCAAGCCGACGTTGACGATGCAAAAGAGCCACAAAATGAAGCAGTAGAATCACAGGAGAAGTCCGAGCAACCTTCGCTTCAAGAATCGAAGCCGGATTCTGCAAAAGAGGAAAAATCTGAGGAAGAAAGCGTTAAAGATTCTGCATCAGAAGAGATTGCTGTGGCTGGCGATAGCAGTGTGGAAGAGGCAAAAGATCCTAAAGAAGCGGTCGACGTTTCCGCTCCTTTAGAGTCGGAACACAAAGCTACCGACGAAGAATCAAAAGAAGCTAAAGAACCACAAACTGGAGCAGAAGAATCGGAAGAAAAGATTGAGGAATCTCCagtacaagaaccaaaaccggattTTGTAGAGAAGGAAGTTATAGAACCGCTGAAATCGGAAGATGAGAGCAATAAGGTTGAGGAAATGTTAGTTGATGAACCAATTAAAGAAGATGTCGAGGGCGATAAGGGCGAAGAAGAACTGGTGAAAGAAGTTGCAGTTCAAGCTCAGTCATCTGATCCTTCTGTCGGTGCAGTTGTTAGTGAGGCAAATGCCGAAAGTGTAGTTACTGAAACTGCGAAAGAGCCTGAGAATCCGGAGACTAAGATCGAAGAAGAGAAGAATGAAAGTGATGTGCAAGACAAAGAGCCGATTCCGAGTGAAGCAGAAAAAGTCGACAGTGCTGAAGTTATCGTAGACAAGAATGTAGACGAGAGCGTCGGAGATAAAGTGGAAGAGAGTAAGGATGAGGATTTAGAAAATAAAGAGGAAGTCTCTGAAAAACTTGAAGCTCCTCCTGTAGTTGCTGATGAAGCTGCTGAAATCGTTGAGAAAAAGGATGAGAGTTTGAAGGATGAAACGCCAAACTTGGACGTAACCTCTAAGGAGTCGGACAATTCTGCGGTCGCTGAAGTTGAAACTAAGGAAGAGAAATTACCCGAGAGTGCTGAATTTGTTGAGGAGAAAGCTTCTGAGTTGGTCGACGCAAAGAAGGATGAAAATGCTGATTCTGTGGAGACTGCAAAAGAACCAATTGGCAGCTCTGAGGAGGCTGAGAAAGATAAAGAAGTTAAGGAGGAAAAGCAAGTCGCCGAGCAAAATGTCGAGACAAACATAGTTGAATCCTCCAAAGATGGTGAATTAGCGAAGAAGGATGGAGAGGCTGCCGAAGAGACTGTCAAAGAAACTGCTGACAGTTCTGGGGAGGCTGAGAAAAACAAAGAAGTCGAAGGAGACAAGGGAGAGACGGTCGTGGCCAACTTGGTTGAGCCCTCCAAGGACGGTGATTCCGCAACGAAGGACGGGGAGATGGTTGAAAACACTGCTGAGAAAGAAAATGAAGGCACGGAAAATGAGAAGAGCGAGAAACCTGCCGAGAGAAACCTAGCTGAAACTTTTAAAGCTGACGATGCggcaaagaaagaagaagaggcgCCTAAACAGAACGTCACAGTTAAGACTACGCCACGCCATTCAAACAACATCATATCCAAAGTGAAGCATTCGATCGTCAAGGTGAAGAAGGCGATAATCGGAAAATCGCCAAGTTCAAAGGCCATGTCAGCAGGAGACAAGGATGATACCTCATCAAAATAA
- the LOC109719663 gene encoding transcription factor MYB86-like: MGRHSCCYKQKLRKGLWSPEEDEKLLKHITKYGHGCWSSVPKLAGLQRCGKSCRLRWINYLRPDLKRGSFSQQEENLIIELHAVLGNRWSQIAAQLPGRTDNEIKNFWNSSIKKKLRQRGIDPNTHKPIAETEGNDDIAPTNSEKTSTSGETKLAGPAVAHLSPAIPDAAPTLMSVENTNHIEKSRPKNSMAPAKELFLDCVASQTASIGLSMNQNLPLWFNQNCRLFDGSAEFGCNTVPNMAPTLSSSIFANSVAFKSMMHLPQEKTLQDFQYLEAGNSGNNSASSGNSSNIHELQSSSYLYDSGIFPWSDLVPNKEDQMHIVGEPEDLKWSEYLNGIIPMPTNIQSQIQSQAHGFYGNIKEESQFSITGFSSCHQNQQLQHGDMYGKDFHRVSTSFDQI; the protein is encoded by the exons ATGGGGAGGCACTCCTGCTGCTACAAGCAGAAGCTGAGGAAAGGGCTCTGGTCACCAGAAGAGGATGAGAAGCTCCTAAAGCACATCACAAAGTATGGCCATGGTTGCTGGAGCTCTGTGCCAAAACTAGCAG GTCTACAGAGGTGTGGGAAAAGCTGTAGGCTTAGGTGGATTAATTACCTGAGGCCTGACTTGAAGAGGGGCTCATTCTCACAGCAGGAAGAAAACCTCATCATTGAACTCCATGCAGTGCTAGGAAACAG GTGGTCTCAGATTGCTGCACAATTGCCGGGGAGGACAGATAATGAGATAAAGAACTTCTGGAATTCAAGCATTAAAAAGAAGCTGAGGCAGAGAGGCATTGATCCCAACACCCACAAGCCGATCGCCGAGACCGAGGGAAACGACGACATAGCCCCCACGAACAGCGAGAAGACCTCGACGTCCGGCGAAACGAAGCTTGCCGGGCCGGCCGTGGCGCACTTAAGCCCTGCAATTCCCGACGCGGCTCCGACGTTGATGTCTGTGGAGAACACAAACCATATAGAGAAGTCGAGGCCGAAGAATTCGATGGCGCCGGCGAAAGAGCTCTTTCTCGACTGCGTCGCAAGTCAGACGGCTTCGATCGGGTTGTCTATGAACCAAAATCTACCTCTCTGGTTTAACCAGAATTGTCGATTATTTGACGGAAGCGCTGAATTCGGCTGCAATACGGTACCCAACATGGCCCCAACTCTCTCGAGCTCGATCTTCGCAAATTCAGTCGCATTCAAGTCTATGATGCATCTCCCACAAGAAAAAACTTTACAAGATTTCCAGTACTTGGAGGCTGGTAATTCAGGTAACAACAGCGCGAGCAGCGGAAACAGTAGTAATATTCACGAGTTGCAGAGTAGTAGCTATCTCTACGACAGCGGCATCTTTCCGTGGTCAGATCTGGTGCCCAACAAAGAAGATCAAATGCATATAGTAGGAGAACCAGAGGACCTCAAATGGTCCGAATACCTTAATGGTATAATCCCTATGCCGACAAATATCCAAAGCCAAATCCAGAGCCAAGCCCACGGCTTTTACGGAAACATCAAGGAAGAGAGCCAATTCTCGATAACTGGATTCAGCAGTTGCCACCAGAATCAGCAGCTGCAGCATGGAGATATGTATGGTAAGGACTTCCACAGAGTTTCCACCTCGTTCGATCAAATTTAG
- the LOC109719841 gene encoding pentatricopeptide repeat-containing protein At3g56550 encodes MRVPSRRSAATFSFLLRACGSRGAHAPIVRSGFASDVVVCTDLLRCYAASGSIADAEKVFDEMPRRDLVSWNAMISCYARAGLHDAALGLYPRMRRSRAGLDEYTAVALLSACAHVGALDFGTWVHEFADKKGFVERNVFVGNALVDMYAKCGSLEKARHVFDRMPSRDIFTWNSMIAGLGIHGRGEEAIAFFERMLVAGVKPNAISFLGLLMGCSHQGLVDEGLKYFELMSSEFCVKPDVKHYGCIVDIYGRAGKLERALEFANNSPSNSNDPVLWRTLLSASKIHKNIEMGEIAFENLVGMSAHNAGDCALLADIYSNAGDSNGVSRMRKMVKDHGIKTAPGWSWIEVGGDVRKFVVGDTSHPDAKVIYKKLKEMIGRAASVGLLEEDSCKFSKEENGRECHSEMLAIAYGLMRTPEGTSLRIVKNLRVCKECHLMTKMVSKAYSREIIVRDRVRFHHFKDGSCSCKDFW; translated from the coding sequence ATGCGCGTCCCTTCCCGGCGCTCCGCCGCgaccttctccttcctcctcagGGCGTGCGGCTCCCGCGGGGCGCACGCGCCCATCGTCCGCTCCGGGTTCGCGTCCGATGTCGTCGTGTGCACAGACCTGCTCCGCTGCTACGCCGCGAGCGGCTCCATCGCCGACGCCGAgaaggtgttcgacgaaatgccccgCAGAGACCTCGTCTCCTGGAACGCCATGATCTCCTGCTACGCGCGCGCGGGCCTCCACGACGCCGCGCTGGGGCTCTACCCGCGCATGAGGCGCTCCCGCGCCGGCCTCGACGAGTACACCGCCGTGGCCCTGCTCTCCGCGTGCGCCCACGTGGGCGCTTTGGATTTCGGCACCTGGGTTCACGAATTCGCCGATAAGAAGGGCTTCGTAGAGCGCAACGTGTTCGTGGGCAACGCGCTTGTGGACATGTATGCCAAATGCGGCAGCTTGGAGAAGGCCCGCCATGTGTTCGATCGAATGCCGAGCAGAGATATCTTCACGTGGAACTCGATGATTGCTGGGTTGGGAATTCACGGTCGTGGAGAAGAGGCCATCGCATTCTTTGAAAGGATGCTCGTGGCGGGTGTGAAGCCCAACGCAATCTCCTTCCTTGGCTTGCTAATGGGATGTAGCCACCAAGGCCTCGTCGACGAGGGcctcaaatattttgaactaaTGAGCTCTGAATTTTGTGTAAAACCCGACGTAAAGCACTATGGTTGCATTGTGGACATATATGGCCGGGCGGGCAAACTCGAGAGGGCCCTCGAGTTTGCTAACAACTCGCCTTCCAATAGTAATGATCCCGTTTTGTGGCGAACTTTGCTTAGCGCGAGCAAGATACATAAGAACATCGAGATGGGTGAGATTGCTTTCGAGAATCTTGTAGGAATGTCGGCTCATAATGCGGGAGATTGTGCTCTTCTTGCCGATATCTATTCAAATGCAGGGGATTCAAATGGTGTTTCCCGTATGCGGAAAATGGTCAAGGATCATGGAATTAAGACCGCGCCAGGGTGGAGCTGGATCGAAGTCGGTGGCGATGTGAGAAAATTTGTGGTTGGCGATACTTCGCATCCGGATGCTAAAGTAATTTATAAGAAATTGAAGGAGATGATTGGTCGAGCCGCTTCAGTTGGTCTGTTGGAAGAAGACAGTTGTAAGTTCTCTAAGGAAGAAAATGGTAGGGAATGTCATAGTGAAATGCTAGCTATTGCCTATGGGTTGATGAGGACTCCGGAAGGGACTAGTCTTCGAATTGTAAAAAATTTGAGGGTGTGCAAGGAGTGCCATTTGATGACAAAGATGGTGTCAAAAGCTTATAGTCGAGAGATCATCGTGAGGGATCGCGTGCGTTTCCATCATTTCAAAGATGGGTCTTGCTCTTGCAAGGACTTCTGGTGA